The DNA window ATATTTAATTCTAGAAGGAGCTCAAGCAGGTCTTAGCTGGTATACCATCTTAAAAAAAAGAGAACATTATCGAAAGGCTTTTGATGGTTTTAACCCAGAAATTATTGCGTTGTATGATGAAGATAAAATTCAAAGCCTACTAAGTAATAAAGGGATTGTAAGAAACCAATTGAAGATACGTTCCGTTGTGACGAATGCACAAAATTACCTCAAAGTAGTAGAGGAGTTCGGCTCTTTTTCTGATTACATCTGGTCATTTGTCGATGGAAAGCCCATTCAAAATCGTTTTGAATCGATTGAAGAGGTCCCTACTTCAACCCCAATCAGTGATGCGCTTAGCAAAGATTTAAAAAAACGAGGATTTAAATTTATTGGAACGACTATTTGCTATGCTTTCATGCAAGCTGTTGGAATGGTAAATGACCATGTAATCGATTGTGCCTGTTATAAATTGACCCCGCTTCCTTAGGAAGAGGGGCTTTTTTCGTTTTGTTTACACAATGGAATCTGGTATTTTGTATTAATGCTAATATTTTCACAATATTGTATAATTAAACTATATACATAAAAACGACAATGTTCGACTAGCGCTATAATGCCTTTCTTCGGAAGAATGGATTGTACCCTATCATTCTTAAATGTCATGGAAATAGGAATGGAAAACATGAGAAAAAACAAAAAATATAAAATAGTGATTATTGTATTCTCCCTAATTTTACTAGTTTTATCCGTTATAAATGTGTTTATATCATACTTAAATACGAAACAAGCTGTAGAAATGTCAATGGGAAATCACAGCCTAGAAATGGCAAATGCAATCGCTTCCTCTGTGGATACAGAAACGTATAAAGAGTTTATCATGAACCAAAAGCAAGGGGAGTCTTACGAGGAAATTCGTCAATACTTAAACGATGCCAAGAACAAAACGGGGGCACTTCAAGTATATACCCTATTCATGGATAGTAAAATGATTGTAGACTCATCTGGGGAAGTAGTTACAAACGAACGGGTCGCTTCTGGTGAGTATGTAAAAAAAGCCTTTGAGGGTCTCCCTTATTTTACTGAAGTCTTCCATGACGGTGAAGCAGGTCCCTATTTATCGGCAGGTGCTCCTATTCTTGATGTCAATCATGAAGTCATTGGTATCATTGGAATAGACTGTAGTACTGAAACGTTAGATAAAGTTGAAGAAGAAATGGTTCAACAAAACATAACGAGCCTTTCTATTAATGGATTATTGGTATTTGTCATCATCGTCGTCGTTTCTTCTATTATTAACAAATATAATCGTGAGTTAAAAGAACAAGTGGATGATACCGAACAAATTTATCAAACAGAGGTTCAATCCCTAATTGATTCTGTACGCTTCATTCGTCATGATTTTATTAATCATATGCAAGTCGTTCATGGTTTAATTCAGCTTGAAAAAACACCTGAGGCTTTAGACTATATAGTGAGCTTAAATGGTGAGATATGTGGTGGACCTGCTCCTAACATTCAAGTGGAAAATAATGCTTTAATGGTTTTGTTACAAACGAAATGGATAAAAGCCCATAATAATGAAATAGAAGTAAATTTTCATATAGATGATCATACATACGCACGAATCTTATCAAAAGATTTAATCAAGCTATTATCCAATTTAATCGATAATGCCATTGATGCAACGGTAGAGCTTGATTCTAAGGATAGAATGCTTTCTGTTACCACAAAAGCCAGTGAAAAGGGCTATATGTTTATAGTCAGGAATAGTGGAAATACGTTATCCAATGACATGCTTGATAAAATATTCCAAAAAGGGTTCTCTACAAAGAAATCAAAAGGTGTTGAAAGGGGACAGGGACTGGCCATTGTCTCAGCGATTGTGAGTCGATATAAAGGGACGATTACAGTAACGTCAGAGGGAAATGTAACAACCTTTTTCGTACACTTGTTTGTTAAGTAATGAGAGTTATGATGAATTTCATGCTCACCTCATGATTCTCCTATCCTTTAAAATGGTACAAAAGAAATGTCATCTATCCGTCTTAAGGTGGAGGAAAATTCCTTACTAGGATGGAAGAAGTTTATTGGCTGTATGATAAACTAATGATATAAATAATTCCAGAAAAAAGGATAGGGGTGCGTAGGATGGCGCTAAAAGATTTGTTTTCGTTTAAAACTGTACCATTTGAAGAAGTAGCTACTGTTGAAGGGGAAAATTTACGTAAAATTATGATTGAAGGAAATTCATCTGATATTGATGTGATTCCGGGTGAGACAGATAGTATAGAGATTAAACTAAGTGGGGAAATAAGTGAAAAGTTAGTGGATTCAGTATCACTAAAGGCTTCGCGAGTGAATGATACCCTTATGATTGAAGTGAAGCGGAAGCATAGTACTTTTCAGTTTGGTGTAACGATTCAAAGCTTATCTCTAGAGGTGCAAGTACCTCAGCGCATGTACGAATCCCTTTTTATTTATACAGCATCTGGCGATATTTCTGTGCATGGAATAGAAGCTAAAGACGTTGAATGCAAAGCAAGTTCCGGTGATATCAAATTAAAGTCTGTAAATCAACCAGACTATATTAAGCTGTCTTCTTCTAGTGGGGATATATTACTAGCAGATGCCAAGGCGAAAAAACTAAAGTTAAAATCTAGTAGTGGAAGCATTGTTACTCGTAAGGCGAATTGGGCAAGTTCAACGATCACCTCTTCTTCAGGGGAAATTGATGTAGATAGCTTTACAGGGCAATTAAGAGCGGATTCAAGTTCAGGAGATATTCAAATATATAGTGAAAGCTTAAGTGGAGATCTAGACGTAGAATCGTCAAGTGGCTCAGTTAATATTGAGTTTCTAGAAGAACCACAATCTGTTTTCTTAGATTATAAAGCAAGCTCAGGCGAAGGAGACGTTCAACTAATAGGAATGGACTTTGAGGAGAAAAAGGAATCAAAGATTGTGGGTACAAAAGGTGAAGGACAGTATAGTATAAAAGTTCGTACCTCTTCAGGCGATTTTTCATTAAAGGCATAATAAGTAGTAGTTGATCATTAAAAACGAAAAAACATATCGTTTCAGATATGTTTTTTTGCATTTGTTCACTTAATGAGGAAACAAGAGAAGAAGAGCATGAAGACTTTCACTGCCTATGCTTCTTTTCCGTCATGGTTAAATTAGCTGTTACTCTTTTTTAATCTGTACAAAAACGTGATACACTAAGGTTATAATGAGTTTGGAAAAAGAGAGGAAATGAGAAATGAGTCAACATGATACAACAGAATGGTCTGTTTTGAACAAATTAAAGCCATTTTTACAAGAAGCATGGAAACAATCTGGCTTTCAAAAACCAACTAACATTCAAACCGAAGCCATTCCAACAATAATGGAAAAAAAAGATGTCATATGTGAATCACCAACAGGAACGGGAAAGACATTAGCCTATTTAATCCCAACTTTAGAAAAAATAGATGCGGAAAGCCAGCATATCCAAGCGGTTGTCATTGCTCCTTCTCGTGAGCTGGTTATGCAAATACACAGTGAAATTCAATCATGGGCGAGTGCGAGTGACATTAGAAGTGCTTCGTTTATTGGCGGAGCCAATGTAAAAAAGCAATTGGAGAAATTAAAAAAGCGTCCCCAAATTATCGTTGGGACAACAGGTCGTATTATGGAGCTTATAAAGGCGAAAAAACTGAAAATGCATGAGGTAAGCACGATTGTTGCTGATGAAGCAGATCAATTAACATTACCTGAACACCGCCGACATTTGGAGGACATTATTAAAACAACCTTAAAGGACCAACGACAGCTTATCTTTTTCTCTGCAACGATTGGGAAGGAAACGGAACGAGTGGCTAAGGAGATGATGGTATCTCCATCCATTATTAAAGTTGAGCAAAACAAGGCTGACAAATTAAAGGTAGAGCATCTATACCTTGTTAGTGAGCGTCGTGAAAAAATGACGATGTTAAGAAGTATTCTACATAGCTTTACTGGAAAAACACTTATTTTTGTGAAAGATGGAGAGACAGCAGAGGAAGTTCAACGTAAACTACAATTTCATCATATTAATGTGGATATTTTAGATGGAATGTCTAAAAAACAGGAAAGAGAAGCAGCGATGCGTAATTTCCGGAAGAATAAAGTGGCGACTTTAGTGGTAACCGATCTTGCAGCAAGAGGACTCGATATTCGCAATGTTTCACATGTTATCCAGTTTGATATTCCACGGGAGTATAAACAATATGTTCACCGTTCAGGGAGAACAGGCAGAATGGGTGCGATGGGATTTGTCATCTCCATCGTCACGCAACAAGAAGTAAGAGACGTTAAGCGTTTTTGTAAAGAGCTTGGAGTAAAGGCCATCCGAAAGAATCTTTACAAAGGAGAATTAATAGATCATATTATGAAAAAGGAAGAAAAAGGTAAAAGGCGTTCAAAAAAGAGTCTACCCAATAAGAAGAATAAGAAATCATAAGGCAATGAAAGAGCACTTTTAGGAGTGCTCTTTTGCATATTGAAAAGGATTCTGCTGTCTAACTAGTTTGCAAAGTGCAGCTTCTATTATTTATTGGGTAGGTCAAGAGTCGCTTTTTTTACTTCACCAATATATTCGGACTGAGGTCTAAAAATTGTATTATTTTCACTCTGTTCTATTATATGAGCCGTCCAGCCGACCATACGACTTACAGTAAAAGTAGGAGTGAAAAGATCGCTGTCTAAATCGATTGCTTTCATAATAGCTGCTGCGTAGAATTCAATGTTTGTGTATAAACCACGGCCTGGTTTTAATTCACTCAAGAGGTCAATCGCTATATTTTCAACATGAATAGCAAGGTCAAGCCAATTGTTTTCTCCTATCATTTCTAATAATTTTCCTTTTAAAGCAATCGCTCGAGGATCATGAGTTTTGTAAATTCGATGTCCAAACCCCATTAGTTTTTCCCCGTTTATTAACTTTGTCTTTAGCAGATGCCTAGCACGATCCTCTGTTTTAATTTCGTTTAATAACTTGATTACTCCAGAAGGTGCGCCACCGTGAAGGGGGCCCTTCATTGTCCCTATCGCAGCAGCAATAGCAGAAACCATATCAGACTCTGAAGAAGCTGTTACTCGTGCTGAAAAGGCGGAAGCATTCAAACCATGCTCCAACGTCAAAATCATGTAAGTTTCTAAGGCGTTGACTGTTGTTTTAGTTGGCTTTTCTCCATGTAACATATAGAGATAGTTTTCTACATGACCTAGTCTTTTGCTAGGCTCTGTAAATTCCTTCTTTTGTAGTCTACTTTGTCTGTACGCAATGATGGTTGGCGTCAAAGCCGTTAATCTAATTGCTTGGGAAATCGTTGGTTTCCAGCTGTAGTTCTTTGTCCCTTCCGCAGATATAGCGGTTCTTAACACACTCATCATATCCATTTCGTCTGGAAGAGCATCTATAATTGTTTTTAAACTTTGAGTCAAAAATCGATTTCTTACTAGTTGTTGATGAAGATTCGTTAATTCTTCTTGTGTTGGTAAATATCCGTGCCAAATTAAGAAAGCGATGGCTTCGAATGAATAGTTAGTCGTTAGATGCCTAATTTCATAACCACGATAAATAAGTCTACCTTCTTTTCCGTCCACATGACAGATTGCTGTTTCGGCTGCTACAATTCCTTTTAATCCATTTGTTAACATCCCTTTATTCCCCTTTCCCTTGGTTATATCTATTGTATAATGGGAATATGATTAAGAAAATTAAATATATTTAATCTATTTGATTACAATTATTAATAAGGGGGAGGATATGGAGTTAAATTGGATTCAAACGTTTATATCCGCAGCAGAGTATGGGAACTTTCGAAAGGCGGCAGAAAGTCTTTACATTTCTCAACCATCTGTAACCGTCCATATTAAACAGTTAGAAAAGGAACTAGGTGTCGTTTTATTTGATCGAAATGGGAAGAAAGTGAAGCTTACGGAGGCAGGAAGAAGGTATTTAATGCATGCGAAAGAAATGATGAATGTATACGAAAAAGGAGTGGATGACCTCCAAACATTTAGTCAAGGGTACACTTCTAAACTTTCAATTGCCATTTCCCCCTTAATTGCTGACACACTTCTACCATATGTTCTAAAACAGTATTTAAAAAAGCATCCGACAGTGGAGATATCTGTTCAAATTGTCGAATCAAATGCCATTGAGCAAACCGTCCTTAAGGAGGAGGTAGACCTTGGACTGTCATGTATTCCAAGCTTTCACCCGGAAATAGAAAGTAGACTACTGTACGATGACAAAGTAATTTTAGTCGCTCCTCATGACGGAAGAGATTTTGAATCCGCCTATCAATTAGAAGAGGAAGAAGTATTAGCAACGAACTATTTACTAACATATAATCACCCTGCCTATTGGGAGACACTCTGCAAAACGGTCAAGCGATTCTACCCTGCTACACGTATGATGAAGGTATCACAAATTCATATTACTAAACGGTTTATTGTGGAAGGACTAGGGGTTTCTTACTTACCTTCTTCAACTGTTAGAAGGGAACTCCTTGAAGGAAGATTATTAGAAGTAGATACGTATTCCTTTGACTTACCTGAAGCCAATACATTTGCTATTCTTAAATATGAGCATAAAGAGCAAAAAGAATTTTTATCCTTCTTGTCTCATTTCAGGTTTTAAGAGAAGGGCAGTTTGGAAAAGCAAAAAGTTTGGTTATAAATGATTGTAGAAATCATCTATCTCTATGAGGGTGGTTAAGCTGTGAGGCGGCTTTAGTTCTGATGAGATAGGACTAAAGCCGACTAGCTTATTTATTCTATTAAGAGTGGATTTCTATTTAAAACGGGTCATATTTAGCTAGAATTTCCCCTTTTGTTCCCTCATCGACTAGTTCTAAATTCTGTGTTTTTTGATTGAGTTGATATACATATAAACTTTCTTCGTCATAATTGAAAGGAACTTCCACATTTTCATCTATAAAACTTTGTGTGCTAATAAAATACTTCTCGTCCCCTACACTAATTTCTTTTAACAATAGCTTAGGTCCTGAATGTGTTCGTAACTCCCTCTTTAGCTCGCTTACATTGGAAAATGATGCTTCCCCGCTAATGGAAAGATAACCAGAGTCAACGACGTAGGTCCACTGTTTATTTGTAAAAGGGTTGCCACTAGTGGGTTCAAGAGTAATTTGTCCATTTGGAAATTCATTGTCCAATTGATTTTGCAATTGAATCTTTGAATAGCCTCTTAAACCAATATACGCTGTGGTGATACATAGCCCAATAATAATGATTGTCGTTTGCCATTTCTTTTTTTCTGTTTGCTGAAATGAACCCAATAGAACAATCAAGATAAGGAACGGGATAACAATAAACCCGTCACTTCCTGTCAGAATATTTAACCCAATATCTGTTGAGTCAATAAGTGGGTACAATAACGATAATCCATTATCAAGAAAATCCATAAAAAGATGTCCGATGAGTAAAGAAAGGAACAAGGTTACCCAA is part of the Bacillus spongiae genome and encodes:
- a CDS encoding DNA-3-methyladenine glycosylase I, producing MAVKRCEWVNDDPLYIDYHDQEWGVPVYDDHLLFEYLILEGAQAGLSWYTILKKREHYRKAFDGFNPEIIALYDEDKIQSLLSNKGIVRNQLKIRSVVTNAQNYLKVVEEFGSFSDYIWSFVDGKPIQNRFESIEEVPTSTPISDALSKDLKKRGFKFIGTTICYAFMQAVGMVNDHVIDCACYKLTPLP
- a CDS encoding sensor histidine kinase, with the translated sequence MRKNKKYKIVIIVFSLILLVLSVINVFISYLNTKQAVEMSMGNHSLEMANAIASSVDTETYKEFIMNQKQGESYEEIRQYLNDAKNKTGALQVYTLFMDSKMIVDSSGEVVTNERVASGEYVKKAFEGLPYFTEVFHDGEAGPYLSAGAPILDVNHEVIGIIGIDCSTETLDKVEEEMVQQNITSLSINGLLVFVIIVVVSSIINKYNRELKEQVDDTEQIYQTEVQSLIDSVRFIRHDFINHMQVVHGLIQLEKTPEALDYIVSLNGEICGGPAPNIQVENNALMVLLQTKWIKAHNNEIEVNFHIDDHTYARILSKDLIKLLSNLIDNAIDATVELDSKDRMLSVTTKASEKGYMFIVRNSGNTLSNDMLDKIFQKGFSTKKSKGVERGQGLAIVSAIVSRYKGTITVTSEGNVTTFFVHLFVK
- a CDS encoding DUF4097 family beta strand repeat-containing protein, yielding MALKDLFSFKTVPFEEVATVEGENLRKIMIEGNSSDIDVIPGETDSIEIKLSGEISEKLVDSVSLKASRVNDTLMIEVKRKHSTFQFGVTIQSLSLEVQVPQRMYESLFIYTASGDISVHGIEAKDVECKASSGDIKLKSVNQPDYIKLSSSSGDILLADAKAKKLKLKSSSGSIVTRKANWASSTITSSSGEIDVDSFTGQLRADSSSGDIQIYSESLSGDLDVESSSGSVNIEFLEEPQSVFLDYKASSGEGDVQLIGMDFEEKKESKIVGTKGEGQYSIKVRTSSGDFSLKA
- a CDS encoding DEAD/DEAH box helicase yields the protein MSQHDTTEWSVLNKLKPFLQEAWKQSGFQKPTNIQTEAIPTIMEKKDVICESPTGTGKTLAYLIPTLEKIDAESQHIQAVVIAPSRELVMQIHSEIQSWASASDIRSASFIGGANVKKQLEKLKKRPQIIVGTTGRIMELIKAKKLKMHEVSTIVADEADQLTLPEHRRHLEDIIKTTLKDQRQLIFFSATIGKETERVAKEMMVSPSIIKVEQNKADKLKVEHLYLVSERREKMTMLRSILHSFTGKTLIFVKDGETAEEVQRKLQFHHINVDILDGMSKKQEREAAMRNFRKNKVATLVVTDLAARGLDIRNVSHVIQFDIPREYKQYVHRSGRTGRMGAMGFVISIVTQQEVRDVKRFCKELGVKAIRKNLYKGELIDHIMKKEEKGKRRSKKSLPNKKNKKS
- a CDS encoding citrate synthase/methylcitrate synthase — translated: MLTNGLKGIVAAETAICHVDGKEGRLIYRGYEIRHLTTNYSFEAIAFLIWHGYLPTQEELTNLHQQLVRNRFLTQSLKTIIDALPDEMDMMSVLRTAISAEGTKNYSWKPTISQAIRLTALTPTIIAYRQSRLQKKEFTEPSKRLGHVENYLYMLHGEKPTKTTVNALETYMILTLEHGLNASAFSARVTASSESDMVSAIAAAIGTMKGPLHGGAPSGVIKLLNEIKTEDRARHLLKTKLINGEKLMGFGHRIYKTHDPRAIALKGKLLEMIGENNWLDLAIHVENIAIDLLSELKPGRGLYTNIEFYAAAIMKAIDLDSDLFTPTFTVSRMVGWTAHIIEQSENNTIFRPQSEYIGEVKKATLDLPNK
- a CDS encoding LysR family transcriptional regulator, whose amino-acid sequence is MELNWIQTFISAAEYGNFRKAAESLYISQPSVTVHIKQLEKELGVVLFDRNGKKVKLTEAGRRYLMHAKEMMNVYEKGVDDLQTFSQGYTSKLSIAISPLIADTLLPYVLKQYLKKHPTVEISVQIVESNAIEQTVLKEEVDLGLSCIPSFHPEIESRLLYDDKVILVAPHDGRDFESAYQLEEEEVLATNYLLTYNHPAYWETLCKTVKRFYPATRMMKVSQIHITKRFIVEGLGVSYLPSSTVRRELLEGRLLEVDTYSFDLPEANTFAILKYEHKEQKEFLSFLSHFRF
- a CDS encoding metal-dependent hydrolase, with the protein product MNINIITLISEIGYHGATGAIVAYLIGHRKMANKNVSKLLLFGFLAGLLPDLSLPLTLVTDNATIINNFYLYGHSLFVAPSLSLGLAIVSRSFLPETKLSLLWVTLFLSLLIGHLFMDFLDNGLSLLYPLIDSTDIGLNILTGSDGFIVIPFLILIVLLGSFQQTEKKKWQTTIIIIGLCITTAYIGLRGYSKIQLQNQLDNEFPNGQITLEPTSGNPFTNKQWTYVVDSGYLSISGEASFSNVSELKRELRTHSGPKLLLKEISVGDEKYFISTQSFIDENVEVPFNYDEESLYVYQLNQKTQNLELVDEGTKGEILAKYDPF